The genomic stretch TAACAATTTTTTTTGCAATATGATCAACTTAATAATTATGGCAAAGTGTTTAACCTCTATTTGTGCTGTTAATTATGTTGCGAATGGAGATTTTTTGAAGGGGATTATAGCGATGCCTGCAAGAAGGGCTCTTGAAAAAGAAAAGATTGATTCTTTAGAAAAACTGTCACTTTATTCTGAGCAGGAAATCATGCAACTTCACGGTTTTGGAAAAAATGCGATGGAGAAATTAAAATGCTATATGCAGGAAA from Chryseobacterium indoltheticum encodes the following:
- a CDS encoding helix-hairpin-helix domain-containing protein, whose translation is MAKCLTSICAVNYVANGDFLKGIIAMPARRALEKEKIDSLEKLSLYSEQEIMQLHGFGKNAMEKLKCYMQENQISFKNN